Proteins found in one Lysinibacillus fusiformis genomic segment:
- a CDS encoding class II fructose-bisphosphate aldolase: MALVSMKEMLIKAKAEGYAVGQFNINNLEWTQAILQAAEEEKSPVILGVSEGAGKYMGGFISVVHMVKGLMESYGTTVPVAIHLDHGSSFAKCKEAIDAGFTSVMIDASHHSFEENVKITSEVVEYAHAKGVSVEAELGTVGGDEDGVIGGIIYADPEECRKMVELTDIDCLAPALGSVHGPYKGEPNLGFKEMEEISKLADLPLVLHGGTGIPTKDIQRSISLGTAKINVNTENQIEATKAIREILDNDKVVYDPRKFLGPAREAIKATVIGKIREFGSAQKA, encoded by the coding sequence ATGGCATTAGTATCTATGAAAGAGATGTTAATTAAAGCAAAAGCAGAAGGTTATGCTGTTGGTCAATTCAACATTAACAACCTTGAATGGACTCAAGCAATTTTACAAGCAGCTGAAGAAGAAAAATCTCCAGTGATTCTTGGTGTTTCTGAAGGTGCAGGTAAATATATGGGCGGATTTATTTCTGTTGTTCATATGGTAAAAGGTTTAATGGAATCTTACGGTACTACAGTTCCTGTAGCGATCCATCTTGACCATGGTTCTAGCTTTGCAAAATGTAAAGAAGCAATTGATGCAGGCTTTACTTCCGTGATGATTGATGCATCACATCATTCATTTGAGGAAAATGTGAAAATTACTTCAGAAGTAGTAGAATACGCACATGCTAAAGGCGTTTCTGTGGAAGCAGAATTAGGAACAGTTGGTGGAGATGAAGATGGCGTAATCGGTGGTATTATTTACGCTGATCCAGAAGAATGCCGCAAAATGGTTGAACTAACAGACATCGACTGCTTAGCACCAGCACTTGGCTCTGTACACGGTCCTTACAAAGGAGAGCCAAACTTAGGCTTTAAGGAAATGGAGGAAATCTCTAAATTGGCAGATCTTCCACTTGTTTTACATGGTGGTACAGGTATCCCAACAAAAGATATCCAACGTTCTATTTCATTAGGTACGGCTAAAATCAACGTCAATACTGAAAATCAAATTGAAGCAACAAAAGCAATTCGTGAAATTCTTGACAACGACAAAGTTGTTTACGATCCTCGTAAATTCCTTGGTCCAGCTCGTGAAGCCATTAAAGCAACGGTTATTGGTAAAATTCGTGAATTTGGAAGTGCACAAAAAGCATAA
- a CDS encoding UDP-N-acetylglucosamine 1-carboxyvinyltransferase, with translation MDVYKITGENRLQGTIKVSGAKNSAVALIPASILANSPVTIGGIPEISDAWTLKALLEEIGGEVSFENGKMTIDPSEMIALPLPNGNVKKLRASYYLMGAMLGRFKKAVIGLPGGCFLGPRPIDQHIKGFEALGAKITNEHGAIYLRADELIGAKIYLDVASVGATINIMLAAVLAKGRTVIENAAKEPEIIDVATLLTNMGANIKGAGTSVIRIEGVEELHGTEHTIIPDRIEASTFLIMAAAVGDGITIDNVIPLHLEAIIAKLREMGVKFEIGEESIYVPKTDLSTLQAVDVKTLVYPGLPTDIQQPLAVLMSQAFGSSKVTDTIYTARFKHIDELRRMNADARVEGNTAIIKGPSKLHGSTVTATDLRAGAALVLAGLLAEGETEIQDIYHIERGYSSLIEKLRDLGADIRRETIMARVAETKE, from the coding sequence ATGGATGTTTATAAAATTACTGGCGAAAATCGTCTACAAGGTACAATCAAAGTTAGTGGTGCAAAAAATAGTGCAGTCGCCTTAATTCCTGCATCAATTTTGGCGAACTCTCCAGTGACTATTGGAGGGATACCCGAAATATCAGATGCTTGGACGTTAAAGGCTTTATTAGAGGAAATTGGTGGGGAAGTTTCGTTTGAGAATGGGAAAATGACAATCGATCCATCAGAGATGATTGCATTACCTTTACCAAATGGCAACGTAAAAAAGTTACGCGCTTCTTATTATTTAATGGGCGCTATGCTTGGACGTTTCAAAAAGGCAGTCATTGGTTTACCAGGAGGCTGTTTTTTAGGACCACGCCCTATTGATCAACATATAAAGGGCTTTGAGGCTTTAGGAGCTAAAATCACCAATGAACATGGAGCCATTTATTTACGTGCAGATGAGTTAATTGGGGCAAAAATTTATTTAGATGTGGCAAGTGTCGGTGCAACTATTAATATTATGCTTGCTGCTGTACTTGCTAAGGGACGTACTGTCATTGAAAATGCTGCAAAAGAACCTGAAATAATTGATGTAGCGACACTTCTAACGAATATGGGTGCCAATATTAAAGGTGCAGGTACAAGTGTCATTCGTATTGAAGGCGTAGAAGAGCTGCATGGTACTGAGCATACGATTATACCAGATCGCATTGAAGCCTCCACATTTTTGATTATGGCTGCAGCAGTCGGTGATGGTATTACAATTGATAACGTTATTCCACTGCATTTAGAAGCAATCATTGCCAAGCTTCGTGAAATGGGTGTGAAATTCGAAATCGGTGAAGAAAGTATTTATGTACCAAAAACAGATCTCTCCACATTACAGGCAGTAGATGTCAAAACATTGGTATATCCTGGATTACCAACAGATATTCAGCAACCACTGGCTGTGTTAATGTCACAAGCATTCGGTTCCTCAAAAGTAACAGATACTATTTATACAGCTCGATTTAAGCATATCGATGAGCTTCGTCGTATGAATGCAGATGCTCGTGTAGAAGGAAACACAGCGATTATTAAAGGGCCAAGTAAATTACATGGTTCAACCGTAACAGCTACAGATCTTCGCGCTGGAGCAGCTTTAGTATTAGCTGGACTCTTAGCGGAAGGAGAAACTGAGATTCAGGATATCTATCATATCGAACGTGGCTATAGCTCACTTATTGAGAAATTACGTGATTTAGGCGCTGATATTCGACGTGAAACAATCATGGCACGTGTAGCTGAAACAAAGGAATAA
- the fsa gene encoding fructose-6-phosphate aldolase, whose amino-acid sequence MKFFIDTANFEEIKEAHAWGILSGVTTNPSLVAKEENVSFHDRLREIAELVDGSVSGEVIALDAEGMIKEGLELAAIAPNITVKLPMTPAGLEACRFFANKGIKTNVTLIFSANQALMAARAGATYVSPFIGRLDDIGQNGVELIETIADIFTIHNIDTQIIAASVRHPQHVTAAALAGAHISTTPFKVLKQLFHHPLTEKGIEGFLADWNKRKGE is encoded by the coding sequence ATGAAATTTTTCATTGATACAGCAAATTTTGAAGAGATTAAAGAGGCACATGCATGGGGTATTTTATCAGGAGTGACGACAAACCCATCATTAGTTGCTAAAGAAGAGAATGTTTCTTTCCATGATCGTCTTCGCGAAATCGCTGAGCTTGTTGATGGCTCTGTAAGTGGGGAAGTTATTGCACTTGATGCAGAAGGTATGATTAAAGAAGGTTTGGAATTAGCTGCTATTGCTCCAAACATTACAGTTAAACTGCCAATGACACCTGCTGGATTAGAGGCATGTCGTTTCTTTGCAAATAAAGGTATTAAAACAAACGTGACATTAATCTTTAGTGCAAACCAAGCATTGATGGCTGCGCGTGCAGGTGCTACATACGTATCACCATTTATCGGCCGTTTAGATGATATTGGTCAAAATGGTGTTGAGTTAATTGAAACAATTGCAGATATTTTTACAATTCATAATATCGATACGCAAATTATTGCTGCCTCTGTTCGTCATCCGCAACACGTTACAGCAGCAGCTTTAGCAGGTGCACATATTTCAACTACTCCGTTTAAAGTATTAAAGCAGCTTTTCCACCATCCATTAACTGAAAAAGGAATTGAAGGATTTTTAGCGGATTGGAATAAGAGAAAAGGCGAATAA